A region from the Alnus glutinosa chromosome 5, dhAlnGlut1.1, whole genome shotgun sequence genome encodes:
- the LOC133868800 gene encoding uncharacterized protein LOC133868800, with protein MKKCELCDSPAKMYCESDQAILCWGCDAQVHGANFLVTKHSRTLLCHVCQSLTPWSGSGPKLSPTVSVCESCVNRGNIQNEADDDHDDDDDDDDDDDDDDDDGDDDLDREDNIEADDDGGGHGHGHGDDEDQGDVDEDDEENQVVPRSSTPPPPASSSSTSEEGVSDSRKAFSWKRMRGSGNTEYHSQKSF; from the exons ATGAAGAAGTGCGAGCTGTGCGACTCACCGGCAAAGATGTACTGCGAATCTGATCAAGCTATCCTTTGTTGGGGCTGTGATGCTCAGGTTCATGGTGCAAATTTCCTGGTCACTAAGCATTCAAGAACGCTTCTTTGCCATGTTTGTCAGTCTTTAACGCCCTGGAGCGGCTCCGGACCCAAGCTCAGTCCTACTGTTTCTGTTTGTGAAAGTTGTGTGAATCGTGGCAATATCCAAAATGAGGCAGATGATGaccatgatgatgatgatgatgatgatgacgacgacgacgacgacgatgaTGATGGTGACGATGATCTTGATAGAGAAGACAACATTGAAGCTGATGATGATGGTGGCGGTCATGGTCATGGTCATGGTGATGATGAGGATCAAGgagatgttgatgaagatgatgaagaaaATCAAGTAGTTCCACGGTCTTCAACTCCGCCTCCACCAGCCTCAAGTTCTTCAACCAGTGAAGAAGGCGTTTCTGATTCAAGAAAAGCATTTTCATGGAAGCGTATGCGTGGGAGTGGGAATACAGAGTATCATTCTCAG AAGAGCTTTTAA
- the LOC133868050 gene encoding G-type lectin S-receptor-like serine/threonine-protein kinase At1g11330 isoform X1, with product MALLRNTHLSVLLVLLFCFCLEFGSSTDTITAAKFISDPETIISNGGSFQLGFFSPPNSTYRYVGIWYSNISVTPVIWVANRNQPLKNSSGILAISKDGNLVVLDGQKKVLWSSSLTNSVVNSSAQLLDDGNLVLQGNATGTIIWESFQHPCDTVPSKMEISTNVTTGKKVQLTSWKSPSDPSIGNFSAAIDVRNLPEFLVWKDSSPYWRSGPWNSRIFIGIPDMHSSYLNGFSLKDDKEGTFSLTFSYSSIPFPTKFVLNAQGNLLLTYFDNGEDWKVQWSAWKSECDVYGKCGAFGSCNPQNSPICSCLWGFEPKNTEEWNRENWTSGCVRRRPLQCERVNNGSEGEKKDGFLKLTMMKIPDLADWSSTSEEKCRTQCLENCSCIAYAYDSGIDCMTWTRSLIDLQKFASGGADVYVRLADSELDKEGNVKVIVTVTVITGVIFTGICTFILWYWMAKQKARKRKTKMFSFPHQKFSGEDNLGDNVNQVKLQELPLFNLQELASATNNFHQSNKLGQGGFGPVYRGKMSDGQEIAVKRLSRASGQGQEEFMNEVVVISKLQHRNLVKLLGCCVDGEEKMLVYEYMPNKSLDAFLFDSVKPKLLDWRRRFNIIEGISRGLLYLHRDSRLRIIHRDLKASNILLDEELNPKISDFGMARIFGSNEDQANTKRVVGTYGYMSPEYAMEGRFSEKSDVFSFGVLLLEIVSGRRNSSFYDDEQAMNILGFAWKMWNADDVMALTDPMIREAHFKMEILRCIHVGLLCVQEFAKDRPTVSIVISMLKSETIDLPLPKQPAFIERQIAPHAGSSQHNPSTGSLNNVTVTMVEGR from the exons ATGGCACTTCTTCGAAATACCCACTTATCAGTTCTTCTTGTCTTGctattttgcttttgtttaGAGTTTGGCTCTTCCACAGACACCATCACAGCCGCTAAATTCATCAGCGACCCTGAAACCATAATCTCCAATGGGGGTTCCTTCCAACTGGGATTTTTCAGCCCTCCAAATTCTACCTATCGCTATGTTGGGATATGGTATTCTAACATTTCTGTGACCCCTGTCATATGGGTTGCAAACAGAAACCAGCCCCTCAAGAATTCCTCTGGAATTCTCGCCATATCCAAAGATGGCAATCTGGTAGTATTAGATGGGCAAAAGAAGGTTCTTTGGTCATCAAGTTTAACAAATTCTGTTGTTAATTCGAGTGCCCAGCTTTTAGATGATGGAAACCTTGTCTTGCAAGGAAATGCTACAGGGACAATCATATGGGAGAGTTTTCAACATCCTTGTGATACAGTCCCGTCAAAGATGGAAATTAGTACTAATGTTACAACAGGCAAGAAAGTGCAGCTGACATCATGGAAAAGTCCTTCTGATCCATCCATTGGAAACTTCTCTGCCGCTATTGATGTTCGTAATCTTCCTGAATTTTTGGTTTGGAAAGACAGTAGCCCATATTGGCGGAGTGGTCCATGGAACAGCCGGATCTTTATTGGAATACCGGACATGCATTCTTCATATCTTAATGGATTTAGTCttaaagatgataaagaagGAACATTCTCTTTAACTTTTTCCTATTCGAGCATACCTTTCCCGACAAAATTTGTCTTGAATGCGCAAGGAAATCTACTGCTAACATATTTCGACAATGGGGAGGATTGGAAGGTCCAGTGGTCAGCTTGGAAGAGCGAGTGCGATGTTTATGGCAAGTGTGGGGCATTTGGAAGCTGTAATCCACAGAATTCACCAATTTGCAGCTGTTTATGGGGGTTTGAGCCAAAGAATACAGAAGAATGGAACAGAGAAAATTGGACTAGTGGATGTGTGAGGAGGAGACCCTTGCAGTGTGAGAGGGTGAACAATGGCagtgaaggggaaaaaaaagatggaTTTTTGAAACTGACGATGATGAAAATCCCAGACTTGGCAGATTGGTCATCTACTTCGGAAGAAAAATGTAGAACCCAATGCTTGGAGAATTGTTCATGTATAGCTTACGCATATGATTCTGGCATTGATTGTATGACATGGACAAGAAGCTTAATTGACTTACAGAAATTCGCGAGTGGCGGAGCTGATGTTTATGTTCGTTTGGCCGATTCAGAACTTG ATAAAGAGGGAAATGTAAAAGTAATCGTCACAGTCACAGTGATCACAGGAGTAATATTCACTGGCATCTGTACTTTCATATTGTGGTATTGGATGGCTAAACAAAAAG CAAGGAAAAGGAAAACGAAGATGTTTTCGTTCCCGCATCAAAAGTTTTCTGGTGAAGACAATCTTGGAGACAACGTGAACCAAGTTAAACTCCAAGAGCTACCATTATTCAATCTTCAGGAGCTGGCAAGTGCAACAAACAACTTCCATCAATCAAATAAGCTTGGGCAGGGTGGATTTGGTCCCGTATACAGG GGGAAAATGTCAGATGGACAAGAAATTGCAGTAAAAAGACTTTCAAGAGCCTCTGGACAAGGGCAAGAAGAATTTATGAATGAGGTGGTGGTGATCTCTAAACTCCAACACCGGAATCTCGTTAAACTCCTTGGTTGCTGTGTTGACGGGGAAGAAAAGATGTTGGTCTATGAATACATGCCAAACAAAAGCTTGGACGCATTTCTTTTTG ATTCAGTCAAACCAAAGCTACTAGATTGGAGAAGACGATTCAACATTATCGAGGGAATCAGTCGAGGTCTGCTGTACCTTCATAGGGATTCTAGATTAAGGATTATTCATAGAGATCTAAAGGCAAGTAACATCTTGTTGGATGAAGAGctaaatccaaaaatatcagattttggcatggctAGGATTTTTGGGAGCAATGAAGATCAAGCCAATACTAAAAGGGTCGTTGGAACATA CGGCTACATGTCCCCTGAATATGCAATGGAAGGGCGATTTTCAGAGAAATCAGATGTCTTCAGCTTTGGAGTGTTGTTACTGGAGATAGTTagtggaagaagaaactctAGCTTTTATGATGATGAGCAGGCCATGAACATTCTAGGATTT GCATGGAAAATGTGGAATGCAGATGACGTAATGGCGTTAACAGATCCAATGATACGTGAAGCACACTTTAAAATGGAAATTTTGAGATGCATACATGTTGGGCTGCTGTGTGTGCAAGAGTTTGCTAAAGATAGGCCAACTGTATCTATTGTTATTTCCATGCTTAAAAGTGAGACTATTGATTTGCCTCTTCCAAAGCAACCTGCATTCATCGAAAGACAAATTGCCCCACATGCTGGCTCCTCTCAACACAACCCAAGTACAGGCTCCCTTAACAATGTTACTGTTACAATGGTGGAGGGCCGATAA
- the LOC133868050 gene encoding G-type lectin S-receptor-like serine/threonine-protein kinase At1g11330 isoform X2 — translation MALLRNTHLSVLLVLLFCFCLEFGSSTDTITAAKFISDPETIISNGGSFQLGFFSPPNSTYRYVGIWYSNISVTPVIWVANRNQPLKNSSGILAISKDGNLVVLDGQKKVLWSSSLTNSVVNSSAQLLDDGNLVLQGNATGTIIWESFQHPCDTVPSKMEISTNVTTGKKVQLTSWKSPSDPSIGNFSAAIDVRNLPEFLVWKDSSPYWRSGPWNSRIFIGIPDMHSSYLNGFSLKDDKEGTFSLTFSYSSIPFPTKFVLNAQGNLLLTYFDNGEDWKVQWSAWKSECDVYGKCGAFGSCNPQNSPICSCLWGFEPKNTEEWNRENWTSGCVRRRPLQCERVNNGSEGEKKDGFLKLTMMKIPDLADWSSTSEEKCRTQCLENCSCIAYAYDSGIDCMTWTRSLIDLQKFASGGADVYVRLADSELDKEGNVKVIVTVTVITGVIFTGICTFILWYWMAKQKARKRKTKMFSFPHQKFSGEDNLGDNVNQVKLQELPLFNLQELASATNNFHQSNKLGQGGFGPVYRGKMSDGQEIAVKRLSRASGQGQEEFMNEVVVISKLQHRNLVKLLGCCVDGEEKMLVYEYMPNKSLDAFLFDSVKPKLLDWRRRFNIIEGISRGLLYLHRDSRLRIIHRDLKASNILLDEELNPKISDFGMARIFGSNEDQANTKRVVGTYGYMSPEYAMEGRFSEKSDVFSFGVLLLEIVSGRRNSSFYDDEQAMNILGFMT, via the exons ATGGCACTTCTTCGAAATACCCACTTATCAGTTCTTCTTGTCTTGctattttgcttttgtttaGAGTTTGGCTCTTCCACAGACACCATCACAGCCGCTAAATTCATCAGCGACCCTGAAACCATAATCTCCAATGGGGGTTCCTTCCAACTGGGATTTTTCAGCCCTCCAAATTCTACCTATCGCTATGTTGGGATATGGTATTCTAACATTTCTGTGACCCCTGTCATATGGGTTGCAAACAGAAACCAGCCCCTCAAGAATTCCTCTGGAATTCTCGCCATATCCAAAGATGGCAATCTGGTAGTATTAGATGGGCAAAAGAAGGTTCTTTGGTCATCAAGTTTAACAAATTCTGTTGTTAATTCGAGTGCCCAGCTTTTAGATGATGGAAACCTTGTCTTGCAAGGAAATGCTACAGGGACAATCATATGGGAGAGTTTTCAACATCCTTGTGATACAGTCCCGTCAAAGATGGAAATTAGTACTAATGTTACAACAGGCAAGAAAGTGCAGCTGACATCATGGAAAAGTCCTTCTGATCCATCCATTGGAAACTTCTCTGCCGCTATTGATGTTCGTAATCTTCCTGAATTTTTGGTTTGGAAAGACAGTAGCCCATATTGGCGGAGTGGTCCATGGAACAGCCGGATCTTTATTGGAATACCGGACATGCATTCTTCATATCTTAATGGATTTAGTCttaaagatgataaagaagGAACATTCTCTTTAACTTTTTCCTATTCGAGCATACCTTTCCCGACAAAATTTGTCTTGAATGCGCAAGGAAATCTACTGCTAACATATTTCGACAATGGGGAGGATTGGAAGGTCCAGTGGTCAGCTTGGAAGAGCGAGTGCGATGTTTATGGCAAGTGTGGGGCATTTGGAAGCTGTAATCCACAGAATTCACCAATTTGCAGCTGTTTATGGGGGTTTGAGCCAAAGAATACAGAAGAATGGAACAGAGAAAATTGGACTAGTGGATGTGTGAGGAGGAGACCCTTGCAGTGTGAGAGGGTGAACAATGGCagtgaaggggaaaaaaaagatggaTTTTTGAAACTGACGATGATGAAAATCCCAGACTTGGCAGATTGGTCATCTACTTCGGAAGAAAAATGTAGAACCCAATGCTTGGAGAATTGTTCATGTATAGCTTACGCATATGATTCTGGCATTGATTGTATGACATGGACAAGAAGCTTAATTGACTTACAGAAATTCGCGAGTGGCGGAGCTGATGTTTATGTTCGTTTGGCCGATTCAGAACTTG ATAAAGAGGGAAATGTAAAAGTAATCGTCACAGTCACAGTGATCACAGGAGTAATATTCACTGGCATCTGTACTTTCATATTGTGGTATTGGATGGCTAAACAAAAAG CAAGGAAAAGGAAAACGAAGATGTTTTCGTTCCCGCATCAAAAGTTTTCTGGTGAAGACAATCTTGGAGACAACGTGAACCAAGTTAAACTCCAAGAGCTACCATTATTCAATCTTCAGGAGCTGGCAAGTGCAACAAACAACTTCCATCAATCAAATAAGCTTGGGCAGGGTGGATTTGGTCCCGTATACAGG GGGAAAATGTCAGATGGACAAGAAATTGCAGTAAAAAGACTTTCAAGAGCCTCTGGACAAGGGCAAGAAGAATTTATGAATGAGGTGGTGGTGATCTCTAAACTCCAACACCGGAATCTCGTTAAACTCCTTGGTTGCTGTGTTGACGGGGAAGAAAAGATGTTGGTCTATGAATACATGCCAAACAAAAGCTTGGACGCATTTCTTTTTG ATTCAGTCAAACCAAAGCTACTAGATTGGAGAAGACGATTCAACATTATCGAGGGAATCAGTCGAGGTCTGCTGTACCTTCATAGGGATTCTAGATTAAGGATTATTCATAGAGATCTAAAGGCAAGTAACATCTTGTTGGATGAAGAGctaaatccaaaaatatcagattttggcatggctAGGATTTTTGGGAGCAATGAAGATCAAGCCAATACTAAAAGGGTCGTTGGAACATA CGGCTACATGTCCCCTGAATATGCAATGGAAGGGCGATTTTCAGAGAAATCAGATGTCTTCAGCTTTGGAGTGTTGTTACTGGAGATAGTTagtggaagaagaaactctAGCTTTTATGATGATGAGCAGGCCATGAACATTCTAGGATTT ATGACGTAA
- the LOC133868056 gene encoding calcium-binding protein KRP1-like yields MASRSGIVFEDFFPAMVEKLGTEGFMKELCNGFRLLVDEEKGVITFESLKRNSALLGLEGMSDEEVMCMLREGDLDGDGALNEMEFCTLMFRLSPGLMESSRDLLEEAIVTEF; encoded by the coding sequence ATGGCGTCGCGGAGTGGCATTGTGTTCGAAGATTTCTTTCCGGCCATGGTGGAGAAACTGGGGACGGAGGGGTTTATGAAGGAGCTGTGCAACGGGTTTCGGTTGCTGGTGGATGAGGAAAAGGGTGTGATCACGTTCGAGAGCTTGAAGAGGAACTCTGCTTTGCTGGGATTGGAAGGGATGAGCGATGAGGAGGTAATGTGCATGCTTAGAGAAGGAGATTTGGATGGGGATGGGGCTTTGAATGAGATGGAGTTTTGCACTCTCATGTTTAGGTTGAGCCCTGGATTGATGGAATCTTCAAGAGATTTGTTGGAGGAAGCCATTGTTACTGAATTTTAG